Part of the Chanos chanos chromosome 5, fChaCha1.1, whole genome shotgun sequence genome, GCACAATACCAGCTTATGTCTCTAATAACTGGATTAGTGCATGTTTGTCAGTAAGTACTTAAACTCTTTGAAAAAGGGTTTCACACCTCTGAATGCAAGTAAAATCATTTGTGACCAAGCTATCCTGCAAGAAACATGGGTAGAGGCAAAAGAGCTCTCCCAAGACCTTCACAACAAGACTGTTGAGCCGCATAGCAATGGCACTGGTTACCAATGGATTTCTCAACTCCTAAATGATCCTATAAGCACCGCTGGGACCATTATCTGCAAGTGGAAGGAACATCACTTGACCATCAACTGGCCACACACAGGAGCTCCTCACAAGATTTCTGACTGGgcagtatatatatgtgtgtgtgtgtgtatatgtatgtatgtgtgtgtgtatatatatatatatatatatatatatatatatatatatatatatatatatatatatatatatgtatgtgtgtgtgtgtgtgtgtgtgtatatatatatatatagtagtTTTATGGATAAAATCTGAAGTGAGGAATTAGGGATACTTTTGACCTGATGTTTCATCTAAGAAAGTCAGGGAAAAAGTGTCCTTATTTCATTGTTTAAAGTTGCTTCTACTTTctaattgttttttcttcctcccatTTTGCAGATAACATTCTATATGTACCATTATCTTGGAATATgtcttttacatattttaacttTTTCTTCGATTACAATTACATTCTACTCATGTTTCTTTTCAAGTGTATATTGTTGATGTTTTACGAAAAGTATTCTGTTATTAATGCCTCGTCCCtataattataattacacaGTATAgttatatataatattataattatatatcacattatatttcatcgtaattataattataataatttcaGATCATTGGGGAAGTAGTCCTGTAATCCATTTCTCTTCAGATGCATCTGTTTGAAAAGCATCTTCCTGTCCTCTCTGCTGAGTGCACTTTAAACtgccaaacacactcacttctGCCACACTTTTTCTCCCAGGTGAACGCTCTTGTAATGGACGGTAAGGTGATCATGGCGTCGGAAACACTTGCCACACTCTTCGCACTGGTGAGCTTTCTCTCCTGCAGAAAGGTAAAAGGGCGAATGATACGTTTGTGTTGAATGACCTCAGCACATTTATGTTGCCaacggaaaagaaaaacagagacgtGGCCGAATGTGGCACCTGAGTGTATTTTCCTGTGTTTGGTCAAATGGTCATGTCGAATGAAGGTTTTCCCACATTCGTCGCACTCATACCGTTTGTCATCATGATGAACACGGAGGTgtagtctaaaaaaaaaaattatttagaATGAGTCATtgattgtgtttatgtaatAGTATGATATGATGAGAAATGGAAAACATCAGTTAATGTGCTATTCAAGCCTTATTTACATTTGTCTCCATAATTTTATTAGTTATCCTATAACAAATTTGGTGTATAATTGTGCTTTTATGACCCCAAATTTATGCCATTATCATATTGTCAAAATGACCTGGCACTGATAGTTGatcttttgccctctctctctctctccatatatatttatagatttCTGCCTGCATAAATTTAAAGttcaaaaaaaccctgaagtgTCATAAAAGCAGTGTCGGCCCGGACTTTCCCTGACCTGTACGAGCTGCCGTGTCGGAAACTTTGTCCACAAATGCTGCACAAGTGAGGTTTCTCCCCACTGTGGATTCTCAGATGCTCCCTCAACGTGGTTCTGAGAAAAGGTCAAAATGAGAGATCATTTGTTTGAGGAGCAATGACGCTGGAAGAGAActagtaaacaaacaaaagcacctCATTTCTAACAAACTCATTAGAGATTACAGGCTAAAATGCAAATTCTTTCAATATTCCTTTCAAAAATGATGGTCTGTGGAACGTAGTTCTGTGTGGCCTGAACTGACCTCTCCCGTACCGATTTCCCACAAAGGAAGCAGGTCCATTTTCTCTTCCCCCCATGGGTACACTCAATGTGTCTTTTGCGGTTGCCGGTGTCGTTGAACTGTCTGCCACAGATGTCACATGGGAATGGACCTGagggcacacacagagagtcaatATTCAACTAGGGTCAGTTGCAAAACAAATATTCTCattttatacacatacaaaaagaaaaacaccaatCAAACATCAAGTGCTAGGGCTCAGCATTAGTCttattttaaaagtaaactTTTAAAAAGTTTTAAGAGGTGGGTTATTGAAAAAGCAAAGCGAAAAGCATCCTTTCATTAgtaaagaaccaaaaaaaaaacatgcaatgaATATGTCCCTTTCAAATCCAATTACCTAAGTGGTACTTTTCTTGATGTTTCAACCTGGCAAACCTTGACTTGAAGTAGTCATCGCAGTATGCGCACTTGAAAGGCCTGTCTTGTGAATGGAGGATCATATGCTCTTCCAGATGAGGTCTGCGTGTGAAGGACTTGTGACATATCTACAAGATGATGACACCCAGGCAAAACAGTTTAACCTTCAGTTGTAGACACAAATTCAATTGGGTATACAAGACACCATCATATGTTTAATGAAAGCAATAGCAACATAGAGTCAGTTTATGACTGACTCTATGGGTGCTAAGTAGAATAGTCCATTAGAtccatttaaacagaaaaaaacatacaatacaGACAATTAAATGAGATCATAATCCTCATTACCATAATTTCTTTGTATCCATTGATGCCTGAACTGACaccaaacaggaaataaataGACTGACATCAGGCAATTGTGGATGCATTTCATGCATCAGGTGCATGATGTGTAAGTACCATCGTTATGTATTGTTAAATGTTTGACCTTTTTCAGAACGCTGAACTTACATCACATTTCCAACCTTCACTCTTCCGCTTACGCAGGGATAGGAACTCCTGGACGTGGTCTGGATGAAACCTATAGAGCAACAAATCCATTAAGAAGCAAATGGAAAATATGCTACTTTAGAAAAAGATTTTAGCACATGCAGAAGCTTATGTATTATCATCATAGTTTAACCAACACTTTAATACGTGTGTCATCAATGCAGACAGTCAGTCTCACAAATTTAATGAGATGTAAAGGTGATATTACATTAGCAAGTGCACATGGTTTCAAACAACCCGTGACGTCTCCAAGAGATCATTAGTTGTTtagaaatgacatttcacaacaaGATTTTTCTtgaaccaaataaataaataaaactttccTCTGCAATCtaaactctgtctcttttaaccCTTGCCAGAGTGCAAAACGAGGTAATTAGTAGTAGCTAGTAAAGTAACAGAATGttgacacaaaaaaagcaactcCCTGTGAATTACAGACAGAAGTCAACATTTCTTTGTGAAGATATGAAGATTCAAATTCAAGAGTCCAACCAACTTACCTCCTTACATGTTTGGCAAGGGTCTTCCTGCTGGCGTGTAGCTTGTTGCAGAAGGGACATTTGTGGTCCTTCCTTGGGATGGGTGCATCGCTCGCATGCTTCTTCTTGTGGACTGTGAGGTTTGACTTGGTAGAGTAGCGCTGGAGACAGATGTCACATTGAAAAGGTTTTTCTCCAGTGTGAACTCTGGTATGGCTCTCATATTTCCCTGCAAAATGAggacacagcaaaaacaatCATGAACATGGTGTGAAATtcgaagccaaaaaaaaaaaaaaaacatgtataacTTCAGAAAATcctgtgagaaaaacaacaggaaagtGAATGTGGCTCTGGTACAGGACAGGAGGTTCACTCTTCAccatgaaatgatttttttaatcagaatcCTGTACTCCGGCCCCCAAAAGGCAACCATGATACCATCTCAAACACCATATCTGAACTGTCTCAGGCGGTTTCAGAATTCGACACAAACCACGAACAGCAATGCAGTTGTGTCAGTTGCCTTAAAAATGCTAAGAACTGATGCTTTCAGAGGCAGAGTGAATGTAAAGTTGATGTGATGTACTAGTAAAAATTACTCAAGTGGTCAGGTCAGCAATGGTTGAGCAGTTTATGCCATTACTAGTTTAAAGTGGTTACTAGAAATATCACAGTTAAAGACTCTCATCAACAGGCTTATGTATTTCATAACAGATGTCATCATGAAATTCCTACCTATTCGGTCAAACGTCTTGTCACACTTGGGGCACTTGAGGGTCTTCTTGCTGGAGCTCTGAATGACCACAGGGGCCAGTCCCTCTGGGTAGACATGGCCAGAGCCGTCTGCTGCCTGTACCTGCCCGTCCGTTGCATGGCCTGTCTGTTCTGCTCCTGCACCTGAGGACATCTTGGGAGCTTTGACACCAACTTCTATGAGCTTATTGTCTTCAGTGACATGTTCTTCCTCACATTCCTCCTGTTCTGTCTCCACTTCTTCGTCATCATTACCCCTATCCTCATCTTCCACAGTGGACACTGTAGACCCTCTTCTGTTTCCTTCATTGCTTTGGTGTGCTTCCTCCCTTTCTTCAGCCTCTTGATCATCTTCCTTCTCCACAGACGTAAGTGTCTCATCCCTTTGCACTTTCTGATGGGCCTTTACTTCATCTCCACCATCGCTCTCACCCTCCTGCTGTGCCAATTTGGTTGGAGTCTTTCTTTGGCGGGTGGATCTCCGAGTGGTAACAACAGATACCACTGGAGTGGTTACTGACCCCTGCTGATCCCTGCTGTGGCTCTTGGCCAAGTGGTTCTCAAGTGACTTCTTGTAGCAAAATGTGCGGTTGCAGATTGAACACTGCACTCCACCAAGGGTTTGGTTGGCCTTTGGGCAGCTTTCTGGAGAGCTCTCAGTTTGTTCCTTGTCTGGTTCTTCCTGGCACTCACTTGGCTCTTGCTGCTGAGAGGGTGCCACTAAGTCACCTTCGCCAGTAAGTAGCTTGACAGCTGCCATCATTTCGAGCAAGCGGGCTGCCTCAGCCAGAGAGGGAATCTCACTGTCCGCCACAACGAACTCAGAAGTGTACAGGAAGCAGAGTAATTGCTGGAAGACTGAATCTTGCATGTGGTCAATAGTGACATTGTCCACTTGGGGGTTTGTACTCAGTCTGGTATGAAAGTAGCTGCTCCCAAATGCTAGGACCACCTTGTGAGCACTGAACTTCTTGCCACATACAGTGACAGTCAAGTCACAAAACGATGACAAGCCCTGTCTGTCCTCATTTAAAAACTTGAGGAAATTGCTGTCACTCTGTGTAATTCTCAGGTGCCTCTTATTCAGGGAGGAAAGCTGAGCGGTACATTCCACATCAGTTCttgtattacattttacagatgAGCTTACCTGTTTCCCTCCACCAGCATGTGTGCCAAATGCACCTCTTACTTTTGCGGGGTTAGATAGATTGGATCTTTTTCTCATGCTTACGACTTCTGGAACCCCAGCAACTACAATAGCTaaagagaataaaacacagattcagAGCTGTAGCCTATATTCTTACGTTGAATATTCGTGGATGAAACAGGTGGAATCACCTTcaataaataatgacaaaatcAGTACTCTAAGCCAACGGCCACTCTCGGGATCTTTTAACATGCTATATTATGATTAATAAAAAGGTCACTATGTTTCGCAACTTTGGTTCGCGGCAAGTGTGGCAGTACTGACTCGTGCATTTATTTCTAGTGTAGAGTAAGTTATCACCGGAAGCACTTCAAACAATTACACCTTCGTCATTTGCTATAAACCTTAGTATCGTAACGATGCACGAGCCACATAATATCCAGCACGACAATGCATAAGCTGACCCGACGACCAGAAACAATGATGCAGATCCGAATTCACTACCCTCCTTACCGGACCCCCATGTCCGGAACCAACAGGCCCCCCTAACAGGAGAATGTTGACAACCGACCCTTAAATGCCCCCCCTCAGGAACCATTCAAGGCTAacctttttatttctcattcttCCCTACCTCAGAAGCGATGGGACGTTTCAGAACGTCAGAACAACTTATTTATCGCTCTAATGCGCCACAAGACATATTTTTCCGAATGTGTATCAGTGCTCCACCTTCGCATTTTCGAAACACGGGACGTCTCAATAAGCTTCTTTGTCATTGGCtagttttgtttctctgtaataAACCATTGTTctctaaaatatttttacaggACTAAACATATATCAAACAATATTATTTCCTTTTCAAACAAGGGCAGAGGTTAACGGTATCATATAAGGCCAAAGCTACATTTATTTCAAAGAAATGCCGAGTTAGGACCGGTGTGAACCCCTGTGTAGAATTATGAACCTTACAGGGCATTGTGGGTATTGTAGGCATTCGCTGACGGAAACAATATCGGTCTCTCTGTTCAACAAGATGGCATGGTTGTTGTCTTGCCTGTTCATTTACTATTAGttaacatataacagaataaaaatgcaCTTAAAGTGTTGAATCATTTGTTCCATCTTGAATGGTCCAGAGTTGCAGATCGCAAGAGAAGTCACTTGCACGGAAACAATCTCATGTTCGTTCTGAATGAAATTAACAATAAGACACACCATGTGGTGTCACTGCGCTGCAGATCTGAATGAACAAACTATTGTTACGTGTGATTAATAAACATAAATTCTTTTTTCGTTTTGGGTACAACAActctgtttacatgtttttttcttgttatatTCTGTTAGGATGCCCTAGCATCCTGCATATTATGATCAGTATCAAACACTAACAAAACCGATAGTGAGAATCACAGGGGGGACCTGTTCAGTTGCTTAAAtgtataattaattaattcattaattatgTTTTGGTTAATGGTTGCATAAGCACAGAACAGGTTCATCTGTGGGGCACTGGTTTCACTGGCACAAGGTGTGTTCAGATTAGCGCACAGCTCCAGCCTGTGTCAAGCCACAACAGATAAGGACTCAAGCATTATTGCACAGGTGTACGCATGTTTACAGCATGATATATTGCTAAAAGTATGATTTTTCAGGGGCCTAAATACTGCTTTTTACTCATTTTGTATGTTAAAATCATTCACTCTACAGAGATggtttgttttccagtgtgCCAGGTGTCTTATGTAATATATTCGGCCTCTCCGTGTGAGGGCCATCAAATGGGGGTGTGTGAGGTCGCTCAAATTAGTTACTGGAGTCAGTCCCAAGCCTGGACGCAGTTATGAGACATGTAAGTACATTAGCCTAATCCTGTGGATCTGGCTTGTGGTGATCCCAGCATTAAGCCAGTCACTTGGTCCTACACACAGATGGATGAAGATGCATAGTGTAGGTTGGCTACGGTGGTGATGGCCTTTTACAAAACCACACTGTGTGCTGTAGATCAAGAGCAAAGACTATTTCTTCATATCACTGACAGTTACTGACCAACATCATGGCAAGCGTGAATGTGGCCATCTGGATTATTCTGTTCCTGTGTGCTGGTAATGTCTTTCTCCAGAATTTTACTTAAATTGCTCTTTGATGTTACACGGGAGGCATAGATTTGAGAAAATCATatattattgtgtattttattgtataAAATGGGACAAATATTTCAAGAAACAGCAGTAAAATGGAATAATGACAATGGTATTGTATCTAGCCTCTAATAGCAGAAAACTCTCAACATTCCTAGAGACCTGAACTCCTGCCAGAGCTTACTCCATCCACATATTACACTTGAATATACTATACAGAAACTTATCAGGACCAGATGAATGAATGGGCTTGTAATGCACATCCAATTCTTTTATGTCTAGTTGTTATACTTTGTCATCCATATTAAATGGCTTGAGTTGGTTTTACATCTGTTTGTTAACATCCCTTTTTGAGGGGATATGGAGTAGGGATAGTAGGTCTGAGGTTCTTAGGGTATTGGGAATGTgttaaaaatgctaaaaagaTACACATATGTGCCATTGGATGATGATTACTAAACTAATCATCTGAATGTATAtcttttgctttttataaacTATTATTAGccaatgacaaaaaatacatataataGTAAAATTACAGCAATAGCTGTAATTTAGAAGTAGTCAGTAcagacatatttaaaaacaaggTGATTTAATGTAACTCCCCAAGTGTCACagaattttttatttgaattctgTATATATGAGTACCTTATTCTGTGTCTTTGACCACACAGGTGCTCTTTGTGAGGCGAGTATTAATAGCTGTTATCTTGAACCGTGCCAGAATGGGGGCAAATGTGAGACCCAAGATGGAGACTACATATGTCACTGCTCTCAACTTTATGGAGGTAAGAACTGCTCAGTTGCTCTGGTTGGCTGTGAGCACCACAGGTGTCAGAATGGAGGAACCTGCATCCCTTACTTGAGCAATGGACGCCACAGGTACAGCTGCACCTGTCCAAGAGGGTTTGCAGGAACCAGGTGCCAGAGCTCAACCACCTTCTCATTTCAGGCAGGTGGTTTTCTCCACATGCAGACGACCCTTGCCAATGTTAACGGACCCACGAACATCTCCCTCAGTTTCCGCACTGTACAGACCAATGCCACGCTCCTCCAGTGTCGCACTGAGGGTCAGCTCTCAGCTCTGGAGCTGGTGAATGGTCGTCTAGAGTACAGTATGAAGAAGGACCAAGAGACAGTGGCCCTTTTACAGCTCCCACAGGAGTTGTCTGACAGCCGGTGGCACACTGTGCAAATCTCATTCCAGAACAGCATACTAAAACTCACATTGCTGGATGAAtcttgcacaaaaaaaacctgtcaccAAGAAGCAGTGGTCAACATAGCCGAATGGAATTCAATGTCAGAGCTGGGGTCTGGCCAGTTTGAGCCAAGTGTTGTCCAGGCCATCTACATTGGCAGGACGGAAGAGGAAGGGGCAGATCCAGCCTCATATTTTGTGGGGTGCATGCAGGACGTGCAGCTGGATTCTCGCTTGGTGGTCCCAGGAGCAAGGATGCTAGCCGCCAAAGCTAATGTCAGCATAGGTTGTAGTGACAGGGACCCCTGTGAGGAAAACCCTTGTCACAACAGAGGACGGTGCATCAGCCGCACCTGGAGGAGCTACATTTGTGAATGTCATCGACCATACGAGGGGGAAGACTGCTTAGAAGGTAAAGTCATATTGCCAgagtaaatgtataaataagtgtttttctactgtaaaaatatttaggtttaaaaaataaaaaaaaaacatagaaatacacatataaatagaAAATTAATTAACTGCTGAAAATTGGACACAGTAACATAGCACTTTTGTTTAGAATTTTTGGCATTCCATTAGCAGAGCTATTTTTGTCTTGGCTAAAATAATACATCCTTTAAGTCTTCTCTCTGTTATACTAGTCTCCTTTAAGATGGACAAATTTAGACCTGAGACGTAGAAGGGGGATtactgaacttaaaaaaaaagcaagacatGCGTAAACATCttcacataacacactcaacgAGTGGAACAAACACCTGAGCAATGGATTAAAGAAATGTGGGATTAAATGGCCAATTCAGTCCAAGTTGACTCTAAAGAGAAATACTATTGGCAACAAAACACTTACCTGTTTAAGTGTAATACCTTTCAGTCTAATGGAGGATGGGGAAGAATTAATACTAATGGCTGAATTCACTTTTGACTAATCATTGTGCCTCCTATGCTTGGTTTTCTTGTGGTGACTGGATATATGGATTTATTAGAATTGTTCTTGTCGGTCACTCTGAATACCTGCCTCCACAGAATACACTGCAGCAAGGTTTGGTAATGAAGATTCTGAGAGCTATGCGGTCTTTATGGTGGATGATGACCCTGGAGATAGCGTCATACTGTCCATGTTCGTGCGAACTCGGCGACCCCAGGGATTGCTCTTGGTTCTTGCGAACAGCACCAGTCAGTATCTACGTCTGTGGCTTGTTGGAGGGAAGGTCAGAGTTCAGATTAACAACTTTGAGAGTCTGTCAGGCCAGGAAAGGATTGACGATGGACACTTTCACCTTGTAACGGTGAAAACTGAGCAAGGGAAGCTGACTCTCTTTCAGTCTTCAAAGCCACAGGGCATAGTGAGCATACGCAACGTTGCCATCCAGCCTGGAGATGTTGTGTATGCTGGGGGGTTGCCGGATCGCCGTGCCTCCTTGGCTTTTGGGGGTTATTTCAAAGGTTGCATCCAAGACTTGCGCATGGGATCTACACACCTACAGTTCTATCCCATTGTCGCTGCAGTGAAATCTTATAACCTCCAGACCCTGGCGAAGGTTACCCCAGGTTGCACCAGTGACAACTCTTGCAGTGTAAGAAATGGGACCCCACcacccaaagacacacacacacacacacacacacacacacattcaaaaacactaACTCAGACATTAACCCAAACCCTActcatgttaaatgtgttatTACTTAAAATAATTGACAGTACGATTACAAACTGTCTGTGCTGCTTCTAAGGATTAAGGTTTGTTTTGTCACAAAACTTTAAGTTTTACACACTTAAAtatctgaaatataaatatacaaatataaatatctgtTACATCTGTTTATGAAATTGCTTTCAATCCTACAGAGCAATCCTTGTCAGAATGGAGGGGTGTGTTATTCCATGTGGGATGACTTCACTTGCAGTTGTCCCCCCAACACTGCTGGTCAACGCTGTGAGGAGGTCAAGTGGTGTGAGCTGTCACCATGTCCATCAACTGCTATATGTCGGGCACACAGCTTGGgttttgagtgtgagtgttttacaGTCTTTACCCATACTATGTCCCCTTTCTGTCCCCTAGGAGAGTTGCTGCTAAACATAATATGGTTATAACCAGCACAGTGAACGATCAGGTCTATGACACATATAAGGTTACTGGGGCCATCAAT contains:
- the LOC115812284 gene encoding protein crumbs homolog 1-like; translation: MASVNVAIWIILFLCAGALCEASINSCYLEPCQNGGKCETQDGDYICHCSQLYGGKNCSVALVGCEHHRCQNGGTCIPYLSNGRHRYSCTCPRGFAGTRCQSSTTFSFQAGGFLHMQTTLANVNGPTNISLSFRTVQTNATLLQCRTEGQLSALELVNGRLEYSMKKDQETVALLQLPQELSDSRWHTVQISFQNSILKLTLLDESCTKKTCHQEAVVNIAEWNSMSELGSGQFEPSVVQAIYIGRTEEEGADPASYFVGCMQDVQLDSRLVVPGARMLAAKANVSIGCSDRDPCEENPCHNRGRCISRTWRSYICECHRPYEGEDCLEEYTAARFGNEDSESYAVFMVDDDPGDSVILSMFVRTRRPQGLLLVLANSTSQYLRLWLVGGKVRVQINNFESLSGQERIDDGHFHLVTVKTEQGKLTLFQSSKPQGIVSIRNVAIQPGDVVYAGGLPDRRASLAFGGYFKGCIQDLRMGSTHLQFYPIVAAVKSYNLQTLAKVTPGCTSDNSCSSNPCQNGGVCYSMWDDFTCSCPPNTAGQRCEEVKWCELSPCPSTAICRAHSLGFECIANITLRDDSSIITFRGNGKIHRYLNSISLQVRTRRRDATLLHAEKASDFITISIQDARLVLELQAGEGSSKLTVQSQDEISDGRWHSVLLAMENPALQFSTWTMVLDYHWDNMIISSAASGDLDFLREDVDILLGGLGPEAGGTLSGCLGPVEIGGLLLPFYAVTELNLPRPQDEQFERISGTPRYGCWGSDVCLQDPCQHGGVCEDHFDVFHCRCPTGWGGQRCEVRVNACSAEPCIHGNCSVNSGGYECLCELGYTGERCEVNLDVCAGNECGNGATCLRGLHHYTCLCPRNTTGPLCKQRIPELPWYIDRIPFPKLPVSFCGNEKWNYSCFNGGNCSSSERMCHCMPGFTGQWCEMDLDECASDPCLNGGFCRNLINRFQCVCEMSFAGDHCQIDVSDFYVYVFLLLWQNIFQLLSYLILRLDDDPEVEWNAGNEE
- the zbtb41 gene encoding zinc finger and BTB domain-containing protein 41; amino-acid sequence: MRKRSNLSNPAKVRGAFGTHAGGGKQVSSSVKCNTRTDVECTAQLSSLNKRHLRITQSDSNFLKFLNEDRQGLSSFCDLTVTVCGKKFSAHKVVLAFGSSYFHTRLSTNPQVDNVTIDHMQDSVFQQLLCFLYTSEFVVADSEIPSLAEAARLLEMMAAVKLLTGEGDLVAPSQQQEPSECQEEPDKEQTESSPESCPKANQTLGGVQCSICNRTFCYKKSLENHLAKSHSRDQQGSVTTPVVSVVTTRRSTRQRKTPTKLAQQEGESDGGDEVKAHQKVQRDETLTSVEKEDDQEAEEREEAHQSNEGNRRGSTVSTVEDEDRGNDDEEVETEQEECEEEHVTEDNKLIEVGVKAPKMSSGAGAEQTGHATDGQVQAADGSGHVYPEGLAPVVIQSSSKKTLKCPKCDKTFDRIGKYESHTRVHTGEKPFQCDICLQRYSTKSNLTVHKKKHASDAPIPRKDHKCPFCNKLHASRKTLAKHVRRFHPDHVQEFLSLRKRKSEGWKCDICHKSFTRRPHLEEHMILHSQDRPFKCAYCDDYFKSRFARLKHQEKYHLGPFPCDICGRQFNDTGNRKRHIECTHGGKRKWTCFLCGKSVRERTTLREHLRIHSGEKPHLCSICGQSFRHGSSYRLHLRVHHDDKRYECDECGKTFIRHDHLTKHRKIHSGEKAHQCEECGKCFRRHDHLTVHYKSVHLGEKVWQKYKTAVHQCEVCKKEFKGKSSLEMHFRTHSGEKPYRCLICQQTFRIKKTLTKHMVIHSDARPYNCPHCSATFKRKDKLKYHVDHVHSTRMADQSQTTARLPYTEPSKPYPVEPKSVLQGVTASGSGGVADVCVPVTLVPVQMPEADLAVHGTAHGVLPAVQTQPQVQHATGYQPATDLVFLEKYTLTPQPANIVHPVRPDQMLDPREQSYLGTLLGLDTATPVQSMSNTEHVH